The Corynebacterium confusum genome has a window encoding:
- a CDS encoding PaaI family thioesterase: MSASGEPLNPTHELEQLLYSAHETALDDSQLATINRQLTGLDATLGITYTAISNGEVRATMAVDARHHQPWGVANGGVYACLTESVASVAGVVAARRPVVGVNNNTDFLRPASSGTLTATATPLHLGRRTQLWGVDICDEQGRLMARSQLRTMPLGG, translated from the coding sequence ATGAGTGCTAGCGGAGAACCCCTAAACCCGACCCACGAGCTAGAACAGTTGCTCTATTCGGCCCACGAGACCGCCCTGGACGACTCCCAGCTGGCGACCATCAATCGGCAGCTGACCGGCCTCGACGCCACCCTGGGGATCACCTATACGGCCATCAGCAACGGCGAAGTGCGCGCTACCATGGCCGTTGACGCCCGCCACCACCAGCCGTGGGGCGTGGCCAACGGGGGCGTGTACGCCTGCTTGACCGAGTCGGTCGCCTCTGTAGCCGGCGTGGTCGCCGCGCGTCGGCCCGTCGTCGGCGTCAATAACAACACCGACTTCCTGCGCCCGGCCAGCTCCGGGACGTTGACCGCCACGGCCACCCCGCTGCACCTGGGCCGGCGCACCCAGCTGTGGGGCGTGGACATTTGCGACGAGCAGGGCCGGCTGATGGCCCGCTCCCAGCTGCGGACGATGCCGCTGGGCGGCTAG
- a CDS encoding magnesium and cobalt transport protein CorA — protein MANVPNPLRPRKKKLSQPEVTQFKVPVEEAIEHCRVFVDGEALPGEYTPRSAQEALREYGRGFIWVGMHEPYEGQMTRVASEFNIHELIVEDTVQAHQRPKLERYDDQLFVVARSVNYRDHDEVKDKRQIITTGEIQMIVAYDFLITVRHSAKLPNLAHCINDEQDLVELGPIALAWKVLDMMVDRYKEITTLLETEVDEVEEEVFTPGAQFNIDRIYMFKREILEMKHAVAPLSTALQAMVNDHKDLIPKKIRSYLRDVNDHELVVRDEVASFDERLTSLIDASVAKVSMQQNSDMRTISAVVGMAAAPTMVAGIYGMNFDHMPELHTEYGYPIALLVMVGIVALMFWWFRRNNWL, from the coding sequence ATGGCAAATGTGCCCAACCCGCTTCGGCCCCGCAAGAAAAAGCTGTCGCAACCCGAGGTCACCCAGTTCAAGGTCCCCGTCGAAGAGGCAATCGAGCACTGCCGCGTCTTCGTCGATGGCGAGGCCTTACCAGGTGAGTACACCCCGCGCTCAGCGCAAGAAGCCCTCCGCGAATACGGACGTGGTTTCATCTGGGTTGGCATGCACGAGCCGTACGAAGGCCAGATGACCCGGGTAGCCAGCGAGTTCAATATCCACGAGTTGATCGTGGAGGACACGGTCCAGGCCCACCAGCGCCCCAAGCTGGAGCGTTACGACGATCAGCTCTTCGTGGTGGCCCGCTCGGTCAATTACCGCGACCACGACGAGGTCAAGGACAAGCGTCAGATCATTACCACCGGCGAGATCCAGATGATCGTGGCCTACGACTTCCTCATCACCGTACGCCACAGCGCCAAGCTGCCGAACCTGGCCCACTGCATCAACGACGAGCAGGACCTGGTCGAGCTCGGCCCCATCGCGCTGGCCTGGAAGGTCCTGGACATGATGGTGGACCGCTACAAGGAGATCACCACCCTGTTGGAGACCGAGGTCGACGAGGTCGAGGAAGAGGTATTCACCCCGGGCGCGCAGTTCAACATCGACCGCATCTACATGTTCAAGCGTGAGATCCTGGAGATGAAGCACGCCGTCGCGCCCCTGTCCACGGCGTTGCAGGCCATGGTCAACGACCACAAGGATCTGATCCCCAAAAAGATCCGTTCCTACCTGCGCGACGTCAACGACCACGAGCTGGTGGTCCGCGACGAGGTTGCCTCCTTCGATGAGCGCCTTACTTCGCTAATCGATGCCTCGGTGGCGAAGGTTTCCATGCAACAAAACTCCGACATGCGCACCATCTCCGCGGTGGTCGGCATGGCCGCCGCCCCCACGATGGTCGCCGGTATCTACGGCATGAACTTCGACCACATGCCGGAGCTGCACACCGAGTACGGCTACCCCATCGCGCTGTTGGTCATGGTCGGCATTGTGGCGCTGATGTTCTGGTGGTTCCGCCGAAACAACTGGCTCTAG
- a CDS encoding class I SAM-dependent methyltransferase, translated as MPTWKELTTANPEHSHNYARRWKLMQAQGKDINGEARLIDAMAERESRILDAGCGTGRVGGELVRRGHDVLGVDVDPVLIEHAEHDFPEGRWVVGDLSAEEIPETGFDLAVSAGNVMGFLAPEGREPALRHIFEALRPGGRLVTGFGAGRGWEFADFIAQAEQVGFRVDNQFSSWDLKPFGPNSAFLVAVLTRPGADLIQ; from the coding sequence ATGCCTACGTGGAAAGAACTGACGACAGCCAACCCCGAACATTCCCACAACTATGCGCGGCGTTGGAAGCTCATGCAGGCCCAGGGCAAAGACATCAACGGCGAAGCTCGCCTCATTGATGCCATGGCCGAACGCGAATCCAGGATCCTCGACGCCGGTTGCGGCACCGGCCGCGTCGGCGGCGAGCTGGTCCGCCGCGGCCACGACGTCCTGGGCGTCGACGTCGACCCCGTGCTCATCGAGCACGCGGAGCACGACTTCCCGGAGGGTCGCTGGGTGGTAGGGGACCTCTCTGCCGAGGAAATCCCCGAAACCGGCTTCGATCTGGCCGTCTCCGCGGGCAACGTGATGGGCTTTCTGGCGCCGGAGGGCCGGGAGCCCGCACTACGCCACATCTTCGAGGCGCTGCGCCCCGGCGGCCGCCTGGTGACCGGCTTTGGCGCCGGCCGCGGCTGGGAATTCGCCGATTTCATCGCCCAGGCCGAGCAGGTCGGTTTCCGCGTGGACAACCAGTTCAGTTCCTGGGACCTCAAGCCCTTCGGCCCGAACTCGGCCTTCCTGGTCGCCGTCTTGACCCGCCCGGGCGCCGACCTCATCCAGTAG
- a CDS encoding bifunctional hydroxymethylpyrimidine kinase/phosphomethylpyrimidine kinase: MTHVYPLGTRCTQPLPVARVLSIAGTDPTGGAGLHADLKAISAAGGYGMAVTTAIVSQNTQGVDSIFTPPAQVLRDQLASVAADVDIDAVKIGMLSNPEIIDIVREFIATLNGTPVVLDPVMVATSGDRLLEKEAEAAILDLAGQVDCVTPNLKELAVLCALSPEEEATDVDQAVAMAQGWAQRTGTTVIVKGGHLRDNRADNAVVDGTGLIHRVSCPRVATKNTHGTGCSLSSALATRLGQGEGLAAGLEWSTRWLHEAIATADALAVGRGHGPVDHGHRQRRLARAASAEPVPGVDLAAAYAAAESQPAPQPSIPAAGPHTAALWASTLGLWKELLALPFISRLGDGTLDADDFSFYLAQDAIYLRHYSTALGRLGALARDPQDRQFWAAGAAEVLVAESELHRDWLGGETTVRPSAVTSAYTDFLVATAYTEDYAVAAAAVLPCYWLYAEVGRHLLAQDRADHPFHAWLQMYSGPDFVEGTQHALQMVEDALEEATEDQRQRAFDAFYRASLAELAFFDQADRRF, encoded by the coding sequence ATGACTCACGTCTACCCGCTTGGTACTAGGTGTACCCAGCCGCTGCCCGTTGCCCGCGTCCTGTCTATCGCCGGGACCGATCCGACCGGCGGGGCGGGCCTGCACGCCGATCTCAAGGCGATCAGCGCCGCGGGCGGCTACGGCATGGCGGTGACCACCGCTATCGTCTCGCAGAACACCCAGGGCGTCGACTCCATCTTCACCCCGCCGGCGCAGGTGTTGCGCGACCAGCTGGCCTCCGTGGCCGCCGACGTGGACATCGACGCGGTAAAGATTGGCATGCTCAGCAACCCGGAGATCATCGACATCGTCCGCGAATTCATCGCCACGCTGAACGGCACGCCGGTCGTCCTGGATCCCGTCATGGTCGCTACCTCCGGGGATCGCCTGTTGGAAAAGGAAGCAGAAGCCGCGATCCTCGATCTGGCGGGCCAGGTCGATTGCGTCACTCCCAACCTGAAGGAGCTGGCGGTCCTCTGCGCACTGAGCCCCGAGGAGGAAGCCACCGACGTGGACCAGGCGGTGGCCATGGCCCAGGGCTGGGCGCAGCGGACCGGGACCACGGTCATCGTCAAGGGCGGGCATCTGCGCGACAACCGCGCGGATAACGCCGTGGTCGATGGCACCGGCCTTATCCACCGCGTGTCGTGTCCGCGGGTGGCGACCAAGAACACACACGGGACCGGCTGCTCCTTGTCCTCGGCGCTGGCCACCCGGCTGGGTCAAGGCGAGGGGCTCGCCGCGGGGCTGGAGTGGTCTACCCGCTGGCTGCACGAGGCGATCGCCACCGCCGACGCCCTGGCGGTAGGCCGCGGCCACGGGCCGGTCGACCACGGGCATCGGCAGCGCCGCCTGGCCCGGGCGGCGAGCGCCGAGCCGGTGCCCGGCGTAGACCTTGCCGCCGCCTATGCCGCGGCGGAATCCCAGCCCGCTCCGCAGCCGTCCATCCCGGCGGCCGGACCGCATACGGCGGCGCTCTGGGCGAGCACTCTGGGTTTGTGGAAAGAACTGCTCGCCCTGCCGTTTATCAGCCGCTTGGGCGACGGCACCCTGGACGCGGATGATTTCAGCTTCTACCTCGCTCAGGACGCGATCTATCTGCGCCACTACTCGACTGCCCTGGGGCGGCTCGGCGCGCTCGCTCGAGACCCCCAGGATCGCCAGTTCTGGGCCGCCGGGGCGGCCGAGGTCCTAGTTGCCGAATCCGAGCTACACCGTGACTGGCTTGGCGGGGAAACTACCGTCCGCCCCTCCGCGGTCACCAGCGCCTACACGGATTTCCTGGTGGCCACGGCCTATACCGAGGATTACGCGGTCGCCGCCGCGGCCGTGCTGCCGTGCTACTGGCTCTATGCCGAGGTCGGACGGCACCTGCTGGCACAGGATCGCGCGGATCACCCCTTCCATGCGTGGCTGCAGATGTACTCGGGCCCCGACTTCGTGGAAGGCACCCAACACGCCCTGCAGATGGTCGAGGACGCCCTGGAGGAGGCCACCGAGGACCAGCGCCAACGCGCCTTCGACGCCTTCTACCGCGCCAGTCTGGCCGAGCTGGCCTTCTTCGACCAAGCCGACCGGCGCTTCTAG
- the thiE gene encoding thiamine phosphate synthase, whose product MSPIDWSLYLVTDPGLAGGRDNVADIAVAACRGGATVVQLRDKDASDAELLLYARRLQEQLGKVPLFINDRVELAAELGCHLHVGQDDHSVAEARALLADDALVGLSVGSEEELDAALSATGAARPDVLGIGPVFSTATKANAPAGIGVEAAARLAGRAAAAGMPAVAIGGLKAHNVAELKGSAFAGVCVVSAIMAAEDPASAASELVAAFRH is encoded by the coding sequence ATGAGCCCGATCGACTGGAGCCTCTACCTCGTCACCGACCCGGGGCTAGCCGGCGGCCGGGACAACGTCGCCGACATCGCCGTGGCCGCCTGCCGCGGCGGTGCCACCGTGGTGCAGCTGCGGGACAAGGACGCCAGCGACGCCGAGCTGCTCCTCTATGCCCGCCGCCTGCAGGAACAGCTAGGTAAAGTCCCGCTGTTTATCAATGACCGGGTGGAGCTGGCCGCTGAGCTCGGCTGCCACCTCCACGTCGGCCAGGACGATCACAGCGTCGCTGAGGCACGCGCGCTGCTGGCCGACGATGCCCTGGTGGGGTTATCGGTTGGCTCCGAAGAGGAGCTCGACGCCGCACTCAGCGCCACGGGAGCTGCCCGCCCGGACGTTCTCGGCATCGGCCCTGTCTTTAGCACCGCTACCAAGGCCAACGCGCCCGCCGGTATCGGGGTCGAGGCGGCGGCGCGCCTGGCCGGCCGCGCCGCCGCTGCCGGCATGCCCGCCGTAGCCATCGGCGGGCTGAAGGCCCACAACGTCGCCGAGCTGAAAGGCAGCGCCTTCGCCGGCGTCTGCGTGGTCTCCGCCATCATGGCCGCTGAGGACCCGGCCTCCGCCGCGAGCGAACTCGTCGCCGCCTTTCGCCATTAG
- the thiM gene encoding hydroxyethylthiazole kinase: MKEAVCAALAAVRERNPLVQCLTNTVVTNVTANALLAIGASPAMCDTPQESREFARLANGILINIGTPSAAQYEGMREAIAGANEAGNTWVLDPVAAGGLSTRTEFARSVVDSKPAAIRGNASEIIALAQLGEGGRGVDATDTATAALPAAQALTKRTGGVVAISGEKDVLVTQDEAWELAGGVPLLQRVIGTGCSLGAITAAYLGTGQPPLAAVIAAHAHVSVAGSLAYQQAQSPGSFAVAWMDALYDLGPEDLITYSALQPVELP; this comes from the coding sequence GTGAAGGAAGCAGTATGCGCTGCTCTTGCCGCCGTGCGCGAGCGCAATCCCTTGGTCCAGTGCTTGACCAATACCGTCGTCACGAACGTCACCGCCAATGCCCTGCTGGCGATCGGCGCCAGCCCCGCCATGTGCGATACTCCGCAGGAATCCCGCGAGTTCGCGCGCCTGGCCAACGGCATCCTCATCAATATCGGCACCCCATCCGCGGCCCAGTATGAGGGCATGCGCGAGGCAATCGCCGGTGCCAACGAGGCCGGAAACACGTGGGTGCTCGACCCGGTTGCCGCCGGCGGCCTATCCACCCGCACGGAATTTGCCCGCTCAGTAGTCGACTCAAAGCCCGCGGCCATCCGCGGCAACGCCTCCGAGATCATTGCCCTGGCGCAGCTGGGCGAGGGCGGCCGCGGCGTCGATGCCACCGACACGGCGACCGCCGCCCTGCCCGCAGCCCAGGCGCTAACGAAGCGCACCGGCGGCGTGGTGGCTATCTCCGGCGAGAAGGACGTGCTCGTCACCCAGGACGAGGCCTGGGAACTCGCCGGTGGCGTGCCGCTACTCCAGCGGGTCATCGGCACCGGCTGCAGCCTGGGCGCTATCACCGCCGCCTACCTGGGCACGGGCCAGCCGCCGCTCGCCGCGGTCATCGCCGCGCACGCCCACGTGTCCGTGGCCGGCTCCCTGGCCTACCAACAGGCCCAGTCGCCCGGCAGCTTCGCCGTCGCCTGGATGGACGCCCTCTACGACCTGGGCCCGGAGGATTTGATCACCTACAGTGCCCTTCAGCCCGTGGAACTGCCATGA